One genomic region from Salmonirosea aquatica encodes:
- a CDS encoding serine hydrolase domain-containing protein, with protein MNSKSLLFSVTIVIQSLTKAFSQSLPPKTIWQIDSLFSTWTSNTSPGCTIGIVRNDTLVYAKGYGMANLEYDVANTPETIFHVASISKQFTAWSVLLLAREGKLNLTDDIHKYLPCFPDLKAKITIQHLLNHTSGIRDQWQLLAISGTRLDDVVTQDQIIKVLAKQRALNFTPGDQYNYSSSGYTMLAEIVKSVTGQTLRQFADSAIFKPLKMTNTHFHDNGAEIVRNRSYSYNRMEETHFTNSTLSCSTAGATGLLTNIVDLAVWVTSLCNPVKADQQTVEMLTKKLALNSGERLTYASGITVNTFKGWKQYAHGGSDAGFRTHMAVFPEKKMGFVVLSNVGDFDPDARVHALADLFLEENKMEPKRESAYSPARVLADTLGLAKLAGNYIGDDGLPLSFEKKGTGLYSHLFDQTALLQQDSPNNFSLGGADRARFIFKTDGKDTTVDVKAADQCYHLDKYT; from the coding sequence ATGAACAGCAAAAGCTTGCTATTCAGCGTGACGATAGTCATTCAGTCACTTACAAAAGCATTCTCACAGTCCCTGCCGCCAAAGACAATCTGGCAGATCGACAGCTTATTTTCGACCTGGACTTCCAACACCAGCCCGGGTTGCACGATCGGTATCGTGAGAAATGACACGCTGGTTTACGCAAAGGGCTATGGCATGGCTAACCTGGAGTACGATGTTGCCAACACCCCGGAAACCATCTTTCACGTTGCCTCGATTTCCAAACAGTTTACAGCCTGGTCGGTCCTTTTACTGGCGAGAGAAGGGAAGCTTAATCTCACGGATGACATTCACAAATACCTGCCCTGTTTTCCGGACCTGAAAGCAAAGATTACGATACAACATTTGCTGAACCACACAAGCGGAATCCGGGATCAATGGCAATTACTGGCCATATCGGGCACAAGGCTCGACGATGTGGTCACGCAGGATCAGATCATCAAGGTGCTAGCCAAACAACGGGCACTGAATTTCACCCCCGGAGACCAGTACAACTATTCGAGCAGCGGCTACACCATGCTCGCCGAAATCGTGAAGTCGGTAACTGGCCAGACACTACGCCAATTTGCAGATTCGGCGATCTTCAAACCATTGAAAATGACGAATACGCATTTTCACGACAATGGCGCGGAGATCGTCAGGAACCGCTCATATTCCTATAACCGCATGGAGGAGACGCATTTCACCAATAGCACTTTGAGCTGTTCTACCGCGGGGGCAACCGGTCTTTTAACCAACATTGTCGATTTAGCTGTATGGGTCACAAGCTTATGTAATCCAGTAAAGGCGGATCAGCAGACCGTTGAAATGCTAACGAAAAAGTTGGCATTAAACAGCGGCGAGCGATTGACCTATGCCAGCGGGATTACCGTGAATACCTTTAAAGGATGGAAGCAATATGCGCATGGTGGCAGCGACGCGGGTTTCCGGACACATATGGCTGTTTTTCCCGAAAAGAAAATGGGCTTCGTCGTGCTCAGTAATGTGGGTGATTTTGATCCCGACGCCAGGGTGCACGCATTGGCCGATCTTTTTTTGGAGGAAAACAAAATGGAGCCGAAAAGAGAATCGGCATACAGCCCGGCTAGGGTGTTGGCAGATACATTGGGACTTGCAAAGCTTGCAGGCAACTACATTGGCGACGACGGGCTCCCTTTGAGCTTTGAAAAGAAAGGCACTGGCTTGTATTCTCATCTTTTTGACCAAACTGCTCTTTTGCAGCAAGATTCACCAAACAACTTTTCACTGGGAGGGGCGGATCGTGCCCGTTTCATTTTCAAGACAGATGGAAAAGATACCACAGTGGATGTCAAGGCGGCAGACCAGTGTTATCACCTCGACAAGTACACATGA
- a CDS encoding type I restriction enzyme endonuclease domain-containing protein codes for MNRVDLAQKLNDIIANYNNVSSDVEAFFKALKEYAEQLREEEKRAAAEGLTEEELEIFDLLFKDELSQADKDKVKRAAQHLLQKLQDVDTRKTVLTVDWYKDVMLQGRVKKLLGDILDKELPNSYDTQQFTEKRDTVYQHVYKLAAQGQRYWA; via the coding sequence GTGAATCGGGTGGATTTGGCCCAGAAGCTCAATGACATTATCGCCAACTACAACAATGTCAGCAGCGATGTGGAAGCTTTTTTCAAGGCTTTGAAGGAATACGCCGAGCAACTGCGCGAAGAAGAAAAGCGGGCCGCCGCCGAAGGGCTCACCGAGGAAGAGCTAGAAATCTTCGACCTGCTATTCAAAGACGAACTGAGCCAGGCGGACAAAGACAAAGTGAAACGGGCCGCGCAGCACCTACTGCAAAAATTACAGGATGTTGACACCCGAAAAACGGTGTTAACTGTGGACTGGTATAAAGACGTGATGTTGCAGGGGCGGGTAAAAAAGCTGCTGGGAGACATTCTCGACAAAGAGTTGCCAAACTCCTACGACACCCAGCAATTCACCGAGAAGCGGGACACCGTATACCAACACGTTTACAAACTAGCAGCGCAAGGACAGCGGTACTGGGCGTAA
- a CDS encoding type I restriction enzyme subunit R domain-containing protein, with product MRETEMCVVVSYEADEDSKFSKAVLDMRPHRAIMNRTWGDDHETIEDRFRNPADKLRLVFVCSKWLTGFDAPSVSTLYLDKPMQNHTLMQTIARANRVAPALKSDGSVAVETDDFADSHEKKAGIVVDYIGVFTRLEKALAKYGRSSEGKSTYPAELFDDLLKYLDAAIDVAVEFMHSQGLDITQLTDSTQTFDQLTNFQAFADSLSRTEELKKEFSVFQNAISSFYEACRPEILTERLLPPSPNKGKYKRTKEVIEYLRKIISRRMDETGDYDQAKIKADQLIDESIISMGYTIQSLAEIDLSDVDFDALQQRFKAKPYKHLAITDMVDFSGVRYRNC from the coding sequence ATGCGTGAAACTGAAATGTGCGTCGTCGTTTCCTACGAAGCCGACGAAGATAGCAAATTCAGTAAAGCCGTTCTGGATATGCGGCCCCACCGGGCCATAATGAATAGGACGTGGGGCGACGACCACGAAACCATCGAAGACCGGTTCCGGAATCCGGCCGACAAGTTGCGGTTGGTGTTTGTCTGCTCCAAGTGGCTGACGGGTTTCGACGCTCCGTCCGTTTCGACGCTATACCTGGACAAGCCTATGCAGAACCACACCCTCATGCAGACTATCGCGCGGGCCAACCGCGTAGCCCCCGCCTTAAAAAGCGACGGCAGCGTGGCAGTGGAAACGGACGATTTTGCAGACAGCCACGAAAAAAAGGCGGGAATTGTGGTGGACTACATTGGTGTATTTACCCGCTTGGAGAAGGCCTTGGCCAAATATGGCCGTTCTTCAGAGGGGAAAAGCACCTATCCCGCTGAATTATTCGACGACCTGTTGAAGTACCTGGATGCGGCTATTGATGTGGCGGTTGAATTCATGCATAGTCAGGGATTGGACATCACGCAGCTAACCGACAGCACCCAAACTTTCGATCAGTTGACCAATTTTCAGGCGTTTGCGGATAGCCTGTCGCGTACCGAAGAATTGAAAAAGGAATTTTCAGTCTTCCAAAACGCCATCAGTTCATTTTATGAGGCCTGCCGCCCTGAAATCCTCACTGAACGACTGCTGCCCCCGTCGCCCAACAAGGGCAAATACAAACGCACGAAGGAAGTTATCGAGTACCTCCGTAAAATCATCAGTCGCCGGATGGATGAAACGGGAGATTACGACCAGGCCAAGATCAAAGCGGATCAACTCATTGACGAGTCCATTATCTCCATGGGCTACACCATTCAGTCCCTGGCCGAAATCGACCTGAGCGACGTAGACTTTGACGCGTTGCAGCAAAGGTTCAAAGCCAAACCCTACAAGCACCTGGCCATAACCGATATGGTTGATTTCTCAGGGGTCAGGTACAGAAACTGCTGA
- a CDS encoding RidA family protein encodes MEKSFVNPPGLPKWTQAFSQIATVNNGGMTTIYLSGQVSVNQHNELIGENNLSKQADQAFRNLQLALGSVGATTRDVVKINIYVKNYKQEDAMVVGDAFRRAFPFENLPASTWIGVQSLALEGLLIEIDVIAVVAE; translated from the coding sequence TTGGAAAAGAGCTTTGTTAATCCTCCAGGATTACCCAAATGGACGCAGGCATTTTCGCAAATAGCCACTGTCAATAATGGCGGAATGACGACGATCTACCTATCAGGTCAGGTTTCCGTTAATCAGCATAATGAGCTCATCGGTGAAAATAACCTTTCCAAACAAGCAGACCAAGCCTTCAGAAACCTGCAACTGGCGCTGGGATCTGTGGGCGCGACAACAAGGGATGTTGTCAAGATCAATATCTATGTAAAGAATTATAAACAGGAAGATGCGATGGTAGTTGGCGACGCTTTCCGACGCGCTTTTCCTTTCGAGAACCTTCCAGCCAGCACCTGGATTGGCGTGCAATCACTGGCGCTTGAAGGGCTGCTCATTGAAATAGACGTCATTGCAGTTGTTGCAGAATAG
- a CDS encoding SOS response-associated peptidase translates to MCYHTSLNVKQAVLEARYRAQMPEGKRWDPVIHANAYAVPVWPLVTSEQPHTFAMLMWGMIPGWVKTVQDAKKLRTMTINGRYEAMYEKPSFRAAAGAEKGCLIPVSGFFEWHTQGKKKYPFYIRPNQQEIVSIAGLWDEWADPATGEVHSTYTMLTQPTNALMAKIHNSKKRMPCLLTQEQEREYLKKSLQQKEVLELLAEAYAASALEAYSVNKLITSRTEPTDVPAVLEPHTYPEIAYLL, encoded by the coding sequence ATGTGCTACCATACCTCACTGAACGTCAAACAGGCTGTCCTGGAAGCCCGCTACCGGGCCCAGATGCCCGAGGGCAAACGCTGGGATCCCGTAATCCACGCCAACGCCTATGCCGTGCCGGTATGGCCGCTCGTGACGTCTGAGCAACCCCATACCTTCGCTATGCTGATGTGGGGGATGATTCCCGGCTGGGTCAAAACAGTCCAGGATGCCAAAAAGCTGCGCACCATGACGATCAACGGCCGTTACGAGGCCATGTACGAGAAACCGTCCTTCCGGGCTGCAGCGGGTGCGGAGAAAGGCTGCCTGATCCCCGTTTCGGGCTTCTTCGAGTGGCACACCCAGGGCAAGAAGAAGTACCCTTTCTACATCCGCCCCAACCAACAGGAAATCGTGAGCATTGCGGGCCTGTGGGACGAGTGGGCCGATCCGGCCACTGGGGAGGTGCACTCCACCTACACCATGCTGACCCAGCCCACCAACGCGCTGATGGCCAAAATACACAACAGCAAAAAGCGGATGCCGTGCCTGCTGACCCAAGAGCAGGAACGGGAATACCTGAAAAAGTCCTTACAGCAGAAAGAGGTTTTGGAATTATTGGCCGAAGCCTATGCGGCGAGTGCATTGGAAGCCTACTCCGTCAACAAGCTGATTACTTCCCGTACCGAACCGACCGACGTACCGGCCGTGCTGGAACCGCATACCTACCCGGAAATTGCCTATCTGTTATAA
- a CDS encoding DUF4113 domain-containing protein has product MSCKSDRESSQRSLVGSKPPRHQSCRQCFTQGLWEDRPQYYGTKSVPLPVCSNSSMELIACAAKALELIYREQYAYKKAGILVSAIVHQDYIQTDLFAMNERMREADRKAMAVLDRLNQRMGRDTVKVAAMGFDRSWLMRQERKSKCPTTRWGI; this is encoded by the coding sequence CTGTCATGTAAATCGGACCGCGAATCGAGCCAACGATCTCTCGTTGGTTCAAAACCGCCAAGACACCAGAGTTGTCGGCAATGCTTTACGCAGGGACTCTGGGAGGACCGGCCCCAGTACTACGGGACCAAGTCGGTGCCCCTGCCGGTGTGCTCGAATTCGAGCATGGAGCTGATCGCCTGCGCGGCCAAGGCGCTGGAGCTGATCTACCGCGAGCAGTACGCCTACAAGAAAGCCGGTATCCTGGTCAGCGCCATCGTGCACCAGGACTACATCCAGACCGACCTGTTCGCCATGAACGAGCGCATGCGGGAGGCCGACCGCAAGGCGATGGCCGTGCTGGACCGGCTCAACCAGCGCATGGGCCGCGACACGGTGAAGGTGGCGGCCATGGGCTTCGACCGCTCCTGGCTGATGCGCCAGGAGCGCAAGTCGAAGTGCCCCACCACCCGCTGGGGCATTTAG
- a CDS encoding hybrid sensor histidine kinase/response regulator transcription factor, whose product MIRFAIRPLLGLSLFLFSGASLCAQNTILETVSTPPGIDPHEIADIRQDSRGYLWLATGSGLLRYDGHTWRVYQHDPKTANSLAGDNVRSICPTRDGLIWIGGWSAGLDCMNPETGKFTHYEVVETKEYRYENNSISALLEDHLGNLWVGTVGGLYRFEKATGKFTPYKSIAGNPGTISHPHVSSIFEDKQGTLWVGTGDQGSLKTMEGGLNKLDRKTSTFTRYLHNPADPNSLIENRILAIFEDSRGTFWVGTGGDGLHTFDRKTGKFTRHSFQEAHSDRLSCPFPKEKNLRSFPTNGIRFFLEDPAGGIWIGTLDAGANRYDPKSGLVTSYKTAEDGLPDFNLLSACRTRDGTLWVGTIPGHLIKITTKYSPITEVEMPSGIHYFEEDSTGTLWIGSIVGLLTGDFVSREASKWLVEASKQTSLSTDHVTRLNRDRQGNRWISTWNNGLYRYERRIGRHSTGKFTHYRHDSSDVSSISPGEAAGYYQDRAGTDWVLTAGGLDKLDTRSGKFTHYRHDDRDSNSISNNYILTVIEDRTGAFWVGTNGGGLNLMDRKTGKFAHFLPWSIVTQLVEDAAGTLWVASTAGLHYYDRKRGVFIAFTDPSSGKPLPFVKAFIEDNHRNLWVAVTNGIAAISADRRSLRLFGANYGISPGEDFFFGGSYKRRDGSIYFGSMDRYFHFQPEELLKNRPIAPLLNFAAFRVHNRTITPRAKSVELAYDQNVFSIDFAAIDFRHPELHSYTHKLENYDREWHPISAERTADYAYVPPGNYRFRVRAANSDGIWVEKSLVIIISPPWWRTGWAYASYALILAGLFYVGWQALLHRERAKTALRIRELKVQQLAEMDRLKSDFFTNVTHEFRTPLTLIISPLEYWLSNMSESDPYASQFRSMLRNGRSLLHLVNQLLDLSKLEGGKMQLDLKPGDLIHFVNRVAGSFHSLAESHRIAFRVTAPEGSLWLKFDADKLEKVLNNVLSNAFKFTPDNGQVSLSLQLSSVWENQQKTTGEPFVFVEIKVRDNGPGIPAGQLEWIFDRFYQMDGSLARGHEGSGIGLALARELVELHEGTIAVSSKLGQGSEFRVSLPLEMLHSAQSGQLGKSPANAVTLQSYETIEARLSEKGTQEWSDLHPEIPLILVVEDHADLRDFIMRSLTENGIYRVMEAVNGAEGYRIAQEQIPDLIISDIMMPVQAGLDGLELGRRLKNDENTSHIPVILLTARTSVENKLQGLETGADDYLTKPFEVRELLIRVGNLIEGRRKLKELYRREVVLRPANITISSVDEQFLSRAMAVIERFMSDENFNVETFGKEIGMSRMQLYRKLQALAGQSPSDFIRTFRLQRAAQLLSSNAGTVSQIADQVGFASHSYFSKCFQDQFGRTPSAFLAELDRTL is encoded by the coding sequence ATGATCAGGTTCGCTATCCGGCCCTTACTCGGTTTGTCACTCTTCTTATTCAGCGGAGCAAGCCTCTGCGCCCAAAACACGATTCTTGAAACTGTCAGCACCCCTCCGGGCATTGATCCCCACGAGATCGCCGACATTCGCCAGGATAGCCGGGGATACCTCTGGCTAGCCACCGGCTCGGGCCTGCTCCGGTATGATGGCCACACCTGGAGGGTGTACCAGCATGATCCGAAAACCGCAAATTCGCTGGCCGGGGACAATGTCAGAAGCATTTGCCCCACGCGTGATGGGTTGATTTGGATCGGTGGATGGAGCGCAGGCCTAGACTGTATGAACCCGGAAACCGGAAAATTCACGCACTATGAGGTGGTGGAAACAAAGGAATACAGGTATGAAAACAACTCGATCAGTGCGCTTCTGGAAGATCACTTGGGAAATCTCTGGGTAGGCACGGTAGGCGGCTTATATCGTTTTGAGAAAGCGACAGGCAAATTCACTCCTTATAAATCGATTGCAGGCAACCCCGGGACTATCAGTCATCCGCACGTCAGCAGTATTTTCGAGGACAAACAAGGCACCCTCTGGGTCGGAACCGGCGATCAGGGCAGCTTGAAGACGATGGAGGGCGGCCTTAATAAGCTTGACCGGAAAACATCCACATTCACCCGTTACCTGCACAATCCCGCCGATCCGAACAGTCTGATTGAAAACAGGATATTGGCCATTTTTGAAGACAGCCGCGGGACTTTCTGGGTCGGGACGGGTGGAGATGGATTGCACACTTTCGATCGGAAAACCGGAAAATTCACCCGGCATTCTTTTCAGGAAGCACATTCCGACCGGCTCAGCTGTCCGTTCCCAAAAGAAAAAAACCTGCGTTCTTTCCCCACCAATGGAATCAGGTTTTTCCTGGAAGATCCGGCAGGTGGCATCTGGATCGGGACGCTCGACGCCGGGGCGAACCGGTACGATCCGAAATCGGGGCTGGTGACTTCGTACAAAACCGCCGAAGACGGTCTGCCTGATTTCAACCTTCTTTCCGCCTGCCGCACCAGGGACGGTACGCTTTGGGTAGGGACCATACCGGGGCATCTTATCAAAATCACCACAAAGTATAGCCCGATCACGGAAGTGGAAATGCCCTCGGGCATCCATTATTTCGAAGAAGATTCGACGGGTACGTTATGGATCGGGTCGATCGTAGGCTTGCTGACCGGTGATTTTGTTTCAAGAGAAGCATCCAAATGGCTCGTCGAGGCTTCGAAGCAAACTTCACTTTCGACCGATCACGTAACCCGGCTAAACCGCGACAGGCAGGGAAACCGCTGGATTTCCACCTGGAACAATGGGTTATACCGGTATGAGCGCAGGATTGGCAGGCATTCCACCGGGAAATTCACGCATTACCGGCACGATTCATCAGACGTTTCGAGCATCAGTCCGGGCGAGGCGGCTGGCTATTACCAGGACCGGGCCGGCACAGATTGGGTGCTCACCGCAGGGGGTCTGGACAAACTGGATACCCGTTCCGGAAAATTCACGCATTACCGCCATGATGACCGGGATAGCAATTCCATCAGCAATAATTACATTCTGACCGTCATCGAAGACCGTACAGGCGCATTCTGGGTCGGGACCAACGGTGGCGGGCTGAACCTGATGGACCGGAAAACGGGGAAATTCGCACATTTCCTGCCATGGAGCATTGTCACACAGCTGGTAGAGGATGCGGCGGGCACCTTATGGGTGGCTTCCACCGCAGGCTTGCACTACTACGACCGGAAACGCGGCGTTTTCATAGCCTTCACAGACCCAAGCTCGGGCAAGCCGCTTCCTTTTGTAAAAGCATTCATCGAAGATAATCACAGAAATTTGTGGGTGGCCGTCACGAATGGTATTGCCGCAATAAGTGCTGACCGGCGCTCGTTGCGGCTATTTGGTGCCAATTATGGCATTTCGCCCGGTGAAGATTTCTTTTTTGGGGGAAGCTACAAAAGGCGGGACGGCAGTATTTATTTCGGTAGCATGGACAGGTACTTCCATTTCCAGCCGGAAGAATTGTTAAAGAATCGCCCCATCGCACCCTTACTGAATTTTGCCGCTTTCCGGGTACATAACCGCACCATCACGCCTCGCGCCAAATCCGTGGAGCTCGCCTATGACCAGAACGTGTTTTCTATTGATTTCGCGGCCATCGATTTCCGGCATCCGGAGCTTCATTCATACACCCATAAACTTGAAAATTACGACCGGGAATGGCATCCAATCAGCGCGGAACGTACCGCAGATTACGCCTATGTCCCGCCGGGTAATTACCGGTTCCGCGTCCGGGCGGCCAATAGCGATGGTATTTGGGTTGAAAAATCCCTTGTTATCATCATTTCGCCTCCCTGGTGGAGGACCGGCTGGGCTTATGCATCGTATGCCCTGATTTTGGCGGGGCTTTTCTATGTCGGCTGGCAGGCTTTGTTGCACCGTGAACGGGCAAAAACCGCATTGAGGATTCGTGAGCTGAAAGTGCAGCAACTAGCAGAAATGGACCGGCTGAAATCTGATTTTTTCACCAATGTAACGCACGAGTTCCGCACACCACTGACTCTGATTATCAGTCCGTTGGAATATTGGCTTTCGAACATGTCTGAAAGCGATCCGTATGCTTCCCAGTTCCGGAGCATGCTGCGAAATGGCAGGAGCTTGCTGCATCTGGTTAATCAATTACTCGATCTCTCCAAACTGGAAGGTGGTAAAATGCAGCTCGATCTAAAGCCGGGCGATCTGATCCATTTTGTGAATCGTGTTGCCGGTTCGTTCCATTCACTTGCTGAAAGTCACAGGATCGCATTTCGGGTCACGGCGCCGGAAGGGAGTCTTTGGTTAAAATTCGATGCGGATAAGCTGGAAAAGGTTTTAAACAATGTGCTATCCAATGCCTTTAAGTTCACTCCTGACAATGGACAGGTTTCGCTGTCACTGCAATTGTCCTCAGTTTGGGAGAATCAGCAAAAAACCACCGGGGAACCGTTCGTTTTTGTTGAGATAAAAGTCAGAGACAACGGTCCCGGAATTCCGGCTGGTCAGCTTGAATGGATTTTCGACCGGTTCTATCAGATGGATGGTTCACTTGCCCGGGGGCACGAAGGCTCGGGCATTGGTTTGGCGCTTGCACGCGAGCTGGTGGAACTGCATGAGGGAACGATTGCGGTATCCAGTAAGCTAGGCCAGGGAAGTGAATTCAGGGTCTCGCTGCCATTGGAAATGCTTCATTCCGCCCAAAGTGGGCAGCTGGGTAAATCACCAGCCAATGCGGTAACCCTCCAATCCTACGAAACGATCGAGGCGCGCCTCTCTGAAAAGGGAACGCAGGAATGGTCTGATTTACATCCCGAAATTCCTCTGATCCTGGTTGTGGAGGATCATGCCGATCTGCGTGATTTCATAATGCGCTCATTGACGGAAAATGGAATTTACCGGGTTATGGAAGCTGTCAACGGGGCCGAGGGTTACAGGATCGCTCAGGAGCAAATTCCAGATCTGATCATTTCGGATATTATGATGCCCGTCCAGGCCGGACTAGATGGCCTGGAGTTAGGCCGGCGTTTGAAAAACGATGAGAACACCAGCCACATTCCGGTTATCCTGCTGACTGCCAGAACTTCGGTTGAGAACAAATTGCAGGGGCTGGAAACGGGAGCCGACGACTACCTGACCAAACCGTTTGAAGTGCGGGAGCTGCTCATCCGGGTCGGTAACCTGATCGAAGGCCGCCGCAAGCTGAAAGAACTCTATAGACGCGAAGTCGTTTTGCGACCCGCCAACATCACAATTTCTTCCGTCGATGAACAGTTCCTGAGTCGCGCCATGGCAGTTATCGAGCGGTTCATGTCCGACGAGAATTTCAATGTAGAAACCTTCGGTAAAGAAATCGGGATGAGCCGGATGCAGCTTTACCGAAAGCTGCAGGCCCTGGCCGGCCAGTCGCCCAGCGATTTTATCCGGACTTTCCGTCTGCAGCGCGCCGCACAACTGTTATCCTCAAATGCAGGCACAGTGTCTCAAATTGCCGATCAGGTCGGTTTCGCCTCGCATTCCTACTTCTCCAAATGCTTCCAGGATCAGTTCGGCAGAACGCCATCCGCCTTCCTTGCCGAGCTCGACCGCACGCTTTGA
- a CDS encoding winged helix-turn-helix transcriptional regulator gives MKKLKPRSDCPLSYTLDFFGDKWSLLIIRDLILFDKSTYGEFLNSKEKIATNILADRLNMLETYGFVTKAVATDKKSKFVYSLTEKGIGLVPILVEISLWGSQYNPPGLAGPLLHAFQTDKPATIEALQARLRQRLHQASTSQTE, from the coding sequence ATGAAAAAGTTAAAACCCCGGTCTGATTGCCCGCTGAGTTATACCCTTGATTTCTTCGGCGACAAGTGGTCGCTGCTGATCATACGGGACTTGATTCTGTTCGATAAATCGACGTACGGCGAATTCCTTAACTCAAAAGAGAAGATTGCCACCAACATTCTGGCTGACCGGCTCAATATGCTCGAGACGTACGGGTTTGTGACCAAGGCCGTGGCCACTGATAAGAAGTCAAAGTTTGTATACAGCTTGACCGAAAAAGGCATTGGTCTGGTACCGATCCTGGTGGAAATCAGCTTATGGGGCTCGCAGTATAACCCACCGGGGTTAGCAGGTCCATTACTGCATGCCTTCCAAACGGACAAGCCTGCTACCATTGAAGCTCTTCAGGCTAGACTCCGGCAAAGACTTCACCAGGCCAGTACTTCCCAGACCGAATAG
- a CDS encoding recombinase family protein, whose protein sequence is MKQTFGYARVSTADQNTDTQIDALQEYGCDRIFQEKISGLSVQRPALDKMLSLLRPGDTVVVSRFSRLGRSRDHLISLIGSFCQRGIIFKALDLGIDSATPSGKLVIGIFAALAEYDREMILEKTRAGQLLAKARGKHIGRPSGVNRENYTKVRKALEKGLSVNEIANLTGISLSSVKRYRKAMSAAMPQG, encoded by the coding sequence ATGAAACAGACCTTTGGCTATGCTCGCGTCTCGACGGCCGACCAGAACACCGACACCCAGATCGACGCCTTGCAGGAATATGGCTGCGACCGCATTTTCCAGGAAAAGATTTCCGGCCTGTCGGTCCAGCGCCCTGCCCTGGATAAAATGCTCTCGCTCCTGCGCCCTGGTGATACGGTGGTTGTCTCGCGTTTCTCGCGCCTGGGCCGCAGCCGCGACCACCTGATCAGCCTGATCGGCAGTTTCTGCCAGCGGGGCATCATCTTCAAGGCGTTGGATCTGGGCATCGACTCGGCTACCCCTTCGGGGAAGCTGGTCATCGGCATCTTCGCCGCCCTGGCCGAGTACGACAGGGAGATGATCCTGGAGAAAACCCGCGCCGGGCAGCTGCTGGCTAAAGCCAGAGGGAAGCATATCGGCCGCCCATCCGGTGTGAACCGGGAGAACTACACCAAGGTCAGGAAAGCCCTTGAAAAAGGCTTGTCGGTCAACGAAATCGCAAACCTGACAGGAATCAGCCTATCCAGTGTGAAGCGCTACCGCAAGGCGATGAGTGCCGCAATGCCGCAAGGGTAG
- a CDS encoding GNAT family N-acetyltransferase, whose product MIETLDNPVWSALTSGNKHLALGSAGAKYFQPAIAPFAAVAENTREHFDNLWEVVPDNQPVALFRKEQNLTHSPWTIINRIDGFQMLFEGATPDAGDAPLPALSRSDVPQMLALTQLSPPGPFLADTIAFGGYEGIYEGGQLVAMAGRRFDSGTHVEISAVCTHPDHTGRGYARQLIHSQIRHIRAEGKLPYLHVRADNTRAHGIYRQMGFIERAAMFIYILKKNLQ is encoded by the coding sequence ATGATAGAAACCCTCGATAATCCGGTTTGGTCGGCACTGACCAGTGGCAATAAACATCTGGCCTTAGGCAGTGCAGGGGCCAAATATTTCCAGCCGGCGATTGCGCCGTTTGCAGCCGTGGCCGAAAATACGCGTGAGCATTTTGACAATTTATGGGAGGTGGTTCCTGACAATCAGCCAGTCGCTCTGTTCAGGAAAGAGCAAAATCTGACTCATTCACCGTGGACAATCATTAATCGGATCGATGGTTTCCAAATGCTTTTTGAGGGAGCTACCCCCGATGCGGGAGATGCGCCCCTACCGGCCCTTTCCAGAAGCGATGTGCCACAAATGCTGGCCCTAACTCAGCTTAGCCCACCGGGGCCTTTTCTGGCAGACACTATCGCTTTTGGCGGGTATGAAGGGATCTACGAGGGAGGACAACTGGTAGCAATGGCGGGTCGGCGGTTTGACAGTGGTACCCACGTGGAGATTAGTGCCGTTTGTACCCATCCCGACCACACCGGCAGGGGCTATGCCCGGCAATTGATCCATAGTCAGATACGGCATATTCGGGCTGAGGGAAAACTACCATACCTCCACGTGCGAGCGGACAATACGCGGGCACACGGTATCTACCGACAAATGGGGTTTATAGAACGTGCCGCGATGTTCATCTACATATTGAAGAAAAATTTGCAATAA